A stretch of the Nosocomiicoccus ampullae genome encodes the following:
- a CDS encoding NupC/NupG family nucleoside CNT transporter: MNIIWGVIGIAVTFFLAWIASSDRKRAFKKWKQILLLLALQLLFAFSILSTGAGQKVVESLAFGFGKLLEFAAEGTSFVFGPLMIDANGEAQFVFFFNVLIPIIVISALIGVLQYLKILPAIIHGLGWILSKITGMGFIESYNGAASMFLGQSEVFVSLKNQIPLLGEQRLYTLAAQAMSSISLSMVAAYMTLLAPEYVITAIILNLFSVYIIVHIINPYDLPEEENYTASESNPDEGKSFFQILSDYILQGALIAVIVGAMLIAFNALIAILNNLFLAIPGSSLTFQDILGYILMPLAVIIGVPVAEAHEVGILMATKLVTNEFVAMENLQLIKETLAPRTQAMISVFLVSFANFGSIGIIVGTVKGIHAKSGDLIAKFGLKLVYGASLVSVLSAVIVGLFIR, from the coding sequence ATGAATATAATATGGGGAGTTATCGGTATTGCTGTAACTTTTTTCCTCGCTTGGATTGCGAGTTCCGATAGAAAGCGTGCGTTTAAAAAGTGGAAACAAATACTGTTATTACTCGCTCTACAACTATTATTTGCCTTCTCAATTCTTTCAACTGGTGCTGGGCAAAAAGTAGTTGAAAGTTTAGCATTTGGTTTTGGAAAACTACTTGAGTTTGCAGCGGAAGGGACTAGTTTTGTTTTTGGCCCATTAATGATCGATGCAAACGGAGAAGCACAATTCGTTTTCTTCTTTAACGTATTAATTCCTATTATTGTTATTTCAGCACTAATTGGGGTGTTACAGTACTTAAAGATTTTACCAGCAATCATCCATGGATTAGGATGGATTTTATCAAAAATTACAGGTATGGGCTTCATAGAATCATATAACGGAGCTGCTTCAATGTTTTTAGGACAATCTGAAGTGTTTGTTTCATTAAAGAACCAAATTCCATTACTTGGTGAACAACGTCTCTACACACTTGCAGCGCAAGCAATGAGTTCTATTTCACTATCCATGGTAGCAGCATATATGACTTTACTTGCGCCTGAATACGTAATTACAGCGATTATTTTAAACTTATTCAGTGTTTATATCATTGTACATATCATTAACCCATACGACTTACCAGAAGAAGAAAACTATACAGCATCTGAATCAAATCCAGATGAAGGTAAATCTTTCTTCCAAATTCTAAGTGACTATATTTTACAAGGTGCGTTAATTGCAGTTATCGTTGGGGCAATGCTTATCGCGTTTAACGCATTAATTGCTATTTTAAACAACTTATTCTTAGCAATTCCTGGATCATCATTAACATTCCAAGATATTCTAGGCTATATTTTAATGCCACTTGCGGTAATAATTGGTGTACCAGTTGCTGAAGCACATGAAGTTGGTATTTTAATGGCAACAAAGCTTGTTACAAATGAATTTGTTGCGATGGAAAACTTACAACTCATTAAAGAAACACTTGCTCCAAGAACACAAGCAATGATCTCAGTATTCTTAGTATCATTTGCAAACTTTGGTTCTATCGGTATTATCGTTGGAACAGTTAAAGGTATTCATGCAAAATCTGGAGACTTAATTGCAAAATTTGGTTTAAAACTTGTCTACGGTGCATCACTTGTATCTGTTTTAAGTGCAGTTATCGTAGGATTATTCATAAGATAA
- the rpsN gene encoding 30S ribosomal protein S14, protein MAKKSKIAKNKKRQETVEKYRAIREEMKKNKDYEGLKKLPRDASPTRVVNRCEITGRPHGVSRQFGISRIKFRELAHKGQIPGVKKASW, encoded by the coding sequence ATGGCTAAAAAATCAAAAATAGCTAAAAATAAAAAACGCCAAGAAACAGTCGAAAAATATCGTGCGATTCGAGAAGAAATGAAGAAAAATAAAGACTATGAAGGTCTTAAAAAACTTCCGAGAGATGCGTCTCCAACACGTGTTGTTAACCGTTGTGAAATTACAGGACGCCCACACGGTGTATCTAGACAATTTGGTATTTCACGTATTAAGTTCAGAGAGCTTGCTCACAAGGGTCAAATACCTGGTGTTAAAAAAGCAAGTTGGTAA
- a CDS encoding UvrB/UvrC motif-containing protein — protein MRCERCHKREAMIQVSISQNNQKSELFLCDTCAHELLQSNNDTKHQHHHSLNKFILKSQSEVKTCPTCGSTLQSIRDNGLFGCGDCYKTFSEEANQIINRAQLLKDSHTGKVPGSYEMYLKQEEKIEALEKKLDKLVKAQEFEEAAIIRDEIKALKEDDNDEDESLAEK, from the coding sequence ATGCGATGCGAAAGATGTCATAAGCGTGAAGCAATGATTCAAGTGTCGATCAGTCAAAATAATCAAAAAAGCGAACTATTTTTATGCGACACATGCGCACACGAATTATTACAAAGCAATAATGACACAAAACACCAGCATCATCACTCACTAAATAAATTTATATTGAAGTCACAATCAGAAGTAAAAACTTGTCCTACATGTGGTTCGACACTACAATCGATACGAGATAATGGTTTATTTGGCTGTGGTGATTGTTATAAAACATTTAGTGAAGAAGCAAATCAAATTATAAACCGTGCACAACTTTTAAAAGATAGCCATACAGGAAAAGTGCCAGGTTCTTATGAAATGTATTTAAAGCAAGAAGAAAAAATCGAAGCACTTGAAAAGAAACTCGATAAACTTGTAAAAGCACAAGAGTTTGAAGAAGCAGCAATTATTAGAGATGAAATTAAAGCCTTAAAGGAGGATGATAACGATGAAGACGAGTCCTTGGCTGAAAAATAG
- a CDS encoding PIN/TRAM domain-containing protein encodes MLRWLLTLVYFLTGVTLGVWCYHSTNLRLPDAINNVFLYGAIGGIVFLAATLWTLPYFVKGLKKVERKLLSNNVTEIFFATIGMLVGLLFTVFITLLSNMLDIPIVREILPLISAVILGYLGYQLGLKKTNEVLELFNRAPKNSTKKLLDTSVVIDGRVLEVLKSGFLEGEIIVPQFVLDELQLIADSTDHIKRDKGQHGLDILNELQKYSEHVKIKSIQYDKLDVDQQLIELAKEEKAAILTTDYNLNRVAKVHKITVLNVNELSEAMQLHVQQGDTFEILITKAGKEDNQGVGYLTDGTMVVLDSGISYINETVTVEVTSILQTHSGRIIFTKLGEKS; translated from the coding sequence ATGTTAAGATGGCTATTAACACTCGTCTACTTTCTTACGGGTGTAACACTTGGGGTATGGTGTTATCACTCTACAAATTTAAGGTTACCAGATGCAATTAATAACGTATTTTTATATGGTGCAATTGGTGGGATAGTATTTTTAGCGGCCACTTTATGGACGCTGCCTTATTTTGTAAAAGGTTTAAAGAAAGTAGAACGAAAACTATTATCAAACAACGTCACAGAAATATTTTTCGCAACGATTGGAATGTTAGTTGGTTTATTGTTTACTGTTTTTATTACGCTTTTATCAAATATGCTAGACATTCCAATTGTTAGAGAAATACTGCCACTCATATCTGCAGTGATTCTTGGATATTTAGGTTATCAACTCGGTTTAAAAAAGACGAACGAAGTATTAGAGCTTTTTAACCGAGCACCTAAAAATTCAACTAAAAAGTTATTAGACACGAGTGTTGTTATCGATGGTAGAGTGCTAGAGGTTTTAAAATCAGGATTTTTAGAAGGGGAAATTATCGTCCCACAGTTTGTATTAGATGAGTTACAACTCATTGCAGATTCGACAGATCATATTAAGCGAGATAAAGGACAACATGGCTTAGACATTCTAAATGAGCTTCAAAAATATTCTGAGCACGTTAAAATAAAATCTATCCAGTACGATAAGTTAGATGTCGACCAACAACTGATTGAATTAGCTAAAGAAGAAAAAGCAGCAATTTTAACGACAGATTATAATTTAAATCGGGTCGCTAAAGTACATAAGATTACCGTATTAAATGTAAATGAACTTAGTGAAGCGATGCAGTTACATGTCCAGCAAGGGGATACGTTCGAAATTCTTATTACAAAAGCTGGAAAAGAAGATAATCAAGGGGTTGGTTATTTAACAGACGGTACGATGGTTGTTTTAGATTCTGGAATATCCTATATTAACGAAACAGTTACTGTTGAAGTGACATCGATTTTACAAACACACTCTGGAAGAATTATATTTACAAAACTTGGAGAGAAATCATGA
- the ispF gene encoding 2-C-methyl-D-erythritol 2,4-cyclodiphosphate synthase has protein sequence MRIGHGYDVHQLTSGRPLIIGGLEIDHDKGLIGHSDADVLLHTIADAILGALALGDIGKFFPDNDPKYKDMDSQLLLSEVVEKMFEKNYEVGNVDALIIAEAPKFRPHIDEIRENVARLLKTSIDNVNVKATTHEKLGPIGRQEGIASEAVILLKERG, from the coding sequence ATGAGAATCGGTCATGGATATGATGTTCATCAATTAACGAGTGGGCGTCCGTTAATTATCGGAGGGCTTGAAATCGATCACGACAAAGGACTCATCGGTCATAGTGACGCGGATGTGTTACTTCATACGATTGCTGATGCAATTTTAGGTGCATTAGCACTTGGAGATATCGGCAAGTTTTTCCCAGATAATGATCCGAAGTATAAAGACATGGATTCACAACTTCTTTTAAGTGAAGTCGTTGAAAAAATGTTTGAGAAAAACTATGAAGTCGGAAACGTCGATGCGTTAATAATTGCAGAAGCACCGAAGTTTAGACCGCATATTGACGAGATTCGAGAAAATGTTGCGCGTTTATTAAAAACGTCTATAGATAACGTTAACGTCAAAGCGACAACGCATGAAAAGCTCGGTCCAATTGGTCGACAAGAAGGAATCGCAAGTGAAGCAGTTATTTTATTAAAAGAAAGAGGTTAA
- the ispD gene encoding 2-C-methyl-D-erythritol 4-phosphate cytidylyltransferase, translating to MNYTAIIPAAGIGKRMGLGFNKIRYELNGKSIIKRTVEIFENDRDCSAIIIATGKEEVNILENDLKDLNKIEKIVVGGKERQDSIYNALVHAKTDYVFVHDAARPFLDDDTLTRLKKAVVKKDAVICGVKTKNTLKKVVDGKVVDTINRDTTIEVHTPQAFCYNLLMDAYHYARDRHLQVTDDAMMVEAFGHDVFVVDSTYNNIKITTTEDLIQSEAILRSRDE from the coding sequence ATGAATTACACAGCGATTATTCCAGCAGCCGGTATTGGAAAACGAATGGGTCTTGGATTCAATAAAATTCGTTATGAATTAAATGGTAAGTCGATTATTAAACGAACAGTAGAGATTTTTGAGAATGACCGAGACTGCAGCGCGATTATTATCGCAACAGGAAAAGAAGAGGTTAATATATTAGAAAACGATTTAAAAGATTTAAATAAAATAGAAAAAATCGTCGTAGGTGGTAAAGAGCGCCAAGATTCAATATATAACGCACTCGTTCATGCAAAAACGGACTATGTTTTTGTGCATGACGCAGCCCGTCCATTTTTAGATGACGACACGCTTACAAGATTGAAAAAAGCAGTCGTGAAAAAAGACGCTGTGATTTGCGGTGTAAAGACGAAAAATACATTAAAAAAAGTCGTTGACGGAAAAGTTGTTGACACAATTAACAGGGATACGACCATTGAGGTGCACACGCCACAAGCTTTTTGTTATAATTTATTAATGGATGCATATCACTATGCAAGAGACAGGCATTTACAAGTAACTGACGATGCGATGATGGTTGAAGCATTCGGGCACGATGTATTTGTCGTCGATTCGACGTATAATAATATTAAAATTACAACGACGGAAGATTTAATTCAATCTGAAGCAATATTAAGGAGTAGAGATGAATGA
- a CDS encoding stage III sporulation protein AH, whose amino-acid sequence MIAIKNNPTGKTYEALLDFLFKTCDQFQLVVRTDILKYKDSFKDLDEWFGDSFIETLDQHEWPSTNLFDDIAKVYYFKTTEDAKEILLEKSSSLFDWSLPNLPEDLCFFKDDEAYLSVSSELEEIYIYPTSHDEVREIKEIDGLKTVEVSF is encoded by the coding sequence ATGATAGCAATCAAAAATAATCCAACAGGTAAAACTTACGAAGCGTTATTAGATTTTCTCTTTAAAACATGTGATCAATTTCAACTCGTTGTACGTACAGATATTTTAAAGTATAAAGATTCATTTAAAGATTTAGATGAATGGTTTGGAGACTCTTTTATAGAAACACTTGATCAGCACGAATGGCCATCGACAAACCTTTTTGATGATATTGCGAAAGTGTACTATTTTAAAACGACAGAAGATGCAAAAGAAATTCTTTTAGAAAAGTCGAGCAGTCTTTTCGATTGGAGTTTACCTAATTTACCGGAGGACTTATGTTTCTTTAAAGATGATGAAGCGTATTTAAGTGTCTCTTCAGAACTTGAAGAAATCTATATTTACCCTACTTCACACGATGAAGTTCGTGAAATTAAAGAAATTGATGGTTTAAAAACAGTAGAAGTCTCATTTTAA
- a CDS encoding CtsR family transcriptional regulator has product MRNMSDIIEAYLKQKIAESHNERVEIKRAQIAEKFDCVPSQLNYVIKTRFTNELGYIVESKRGGGGYIRITKIETHNKADYLEHILSLIGNKLSQTNAQHLIQSMYDAEVITYNEARIMDRIILRETLLIELPERDILRAHIMRNVIEAILYEE; this is encoded by the coding sequence ATGCGAAACATGTCGGATATTATTGAGGCTTATTTGAAGCAAAAAATTGCAGAGTCTCATAATGAACGCGTTGAAATTAAACGTGCACAAATCGCAGAGAAATTCGATTGTGTACCGTCTCAGCTAAACTACGTTATTAAAACGCGGTTTACAAACGAACTTGGTTACATTGTTGAAAGTAAGCGTGGGGGCGGTGGTTACATTAGAATTACTAAAATAGAAACTCATAACAAAGCAGATTATTTAGAACATATATTAAGTCTAATCGGTAACAAACTTTCTCAAACGAATGCTCAACATTTAATTCAGTCGATGTACGACGCAGAAGTCATCACTTATAATGAGGCGCGTATTATGGATAGAATTATTTTAAGAGAAACATTATTAATCGAATTACCTGAAAGAGATATATTACGTGCACATATTATGCGTAACGTAATTGAAGCAATATTATACGAGGAGTGA
- a CDS encoding ATP-dependent Clp protease ATP-binding subunit: MLFGKLTERAQRVLAYAQEEAIRLKHSNIGTEHLLLGLVREQEGIAAKVLNAFDITEPVIEKEISKFVTEGTETPTTLHYTPRAKRVIELSMDEARKLHHNFVGTEHLLLGLIRETEGIAARVLSSLGLNITRARAMVIRMLGNPQNFKSQETKEESDTPTLDSLATNLTKKASDGSLDPVIGRSDEITRVIEVLSRRTKNNPVLIGEPGVGKTAVAEGLAQQIVKNEIPSTLKDKRVMMLDMGTVVAGTKYRGEFEERMKKVVDEIKKSGNVILFIDEMHTLIGAGGAEGSVDASNILKPSLSRGEVQVIGATTLEEYRKHIEKDAALERRFQPVIVDQPSVEDTVLILKGLRDRYEAHHGVTITDEALDAAAVMSNRYVQDRFLPDKAIDLIDEASSKVRLKSHMSPPDLKDLEDELEKVKKEKNAAVQSQEFEAAAKYRDDQTKIEEKLETLENNWKNSQSSEKQKVTRGDIEIVISKMTGIPLQKIAEEESDRLLNLESILHDRVIGQNEAVQSISKAVRRARAGLKDPKRPIGSFIFLGPTGVGKTELAKALSETLFGEDDAMIRVDMSEYMEKHSVARLVGSPPGYVGYDDGGQLTEQVRRKPYSLILFDEIEKAHPDVFNMLLQVLDDGRLTDSTGRTVDFRNTVIVMTSNVGATELRDNKFVGFGSTEQSEDYETIRNTMMKELKNTFRPEFINRVDDIIVFHSLEKEHLEEIVSLMIDDLNARLEDRNIHVELTSDAVTALVDDGYDKEFGARPLSRSIQKNVEDTLSEAILRGEEITGKTVFVDFKDDKFKVDTKEKSPVADNE; this comes from the coding sequence ATGTTATTCGGTAAATTAACTGAACGTGCACAACGCGTACTTGCGTATGCACAGGAAGAAGCAATTCGCTTAAAACATTCAAATATTGGTACAGAACATTTACTACTTGGTCTTGTTAGAGAACAAGAAGGTATCGCAGCAAAAGTACTAAACGCTTTTGATATTACTGAGCCAGTGATCGAAAAAGAAATTAGTAAATTCGTCACTGAAGGGACAGAAACACCAACAACACTTCACTACACACCACGTGCTAAACGCGTGATTGAACTATCGATGGATGAAGCACGTAAACTTCATCATAACTTTGTCGGAACAGAGCACTTATTACTCGGTTTAATCCGTGAAACTGAAGGAATTGCAGCGCGCGTATTATCTTCACTTGGCTTAAACATTACACGTGCTCGTGCGATGGTAATTCGTATGCTTGGTAATCCGCAAAACTTTAAATCTCAAGAAACTAAAGAAGAGTCAGACACACCAACTTTAGATAGCCTTGCAACAAACTTAACGAAAAAAGCATCAGACGGTAGTTTAGACCCAGTAATCGGACGTTCTGATGAAATCACACGTGTGATCGAAGTGTTATCACGTCGTACGAAAAATAACCCAGTGTTAATTGGTGAGCCTGGGGTCGGTAAAACTGCAGTAGCAGAAGGACTTGCTCAGCAAATTGTTAAAAATGAAATCCCATCTACATTAAAAGATAAACGAGTCATGATGTTAGATATGGGTACAGTTGTTGCAGGTACAAAATACCGCGGAGAATTCGAAGAGCGTATGAAAAAAGTCGTGGATGAAATTAAAAAATCAGGAAATGTCATTTTATTTATCGACGAAATGCACACGTTAATTGGTGCAGGTGGTGCTGAAGGCTCTGTGGATGCGTCAAACATCTTAAAACCTTCACTTTCTAGAGGAGAAGTACAAGTTATTGGTGCAACAACGTTAGAAGAATATCGTAAGCATATTGAAAAAGACGCAGCGCTCGAAAGACGTTTCCAACCGGTTATCGTTGACCAACCATCAGTAGAAGACACAGTCTTAATCTTAAAAGGATTACGTGACCGTTACGAAGCACACCACGGAGTTACAATTACTGATGAAGCACTAGACGCTGCAGCAGTCATGTCTAATAGATATGTTCAAGATAGATTCTTACCAGATAAAGCAATCGACTTAATTGACGAAGCGTCATCAAAAGTGCGTCTTAAATCTCACATGTCACCACCAGATTTAAAAGATTTAGAAGACGAGCTTGAAAAAGTGAAAAAAGAGAAAAATGCAGCAGTTCAGTCTCAAGAATTCGAAGCGGCAGCTAAATATCGTGATGACCAAACGAAAATTGAAGAAAAATTAGAAACACTTGAAAACAACTGGAAAAATTCTCAGTCTTCAGAAAAACAAAAAGTGACACGTGGTGATATCGAAATCGTCATTTCTAAAATGACAGGTATTCCGCTACAAAAAATTGCTGAAGAAGAATCAGATCGACTATTAAACTTAGAAAGTATTTTACACGATAGAGTCATCGGGCAAAATGAAGCGGTGCAATCAATATCTAAAGCAGTACGCCGTGCAAGAGCAGGGTTAAAAGATCCTAAACGTCCGATTGGTAGCTTTATCTTCTTAGGACCAACAGGTGTTGGTAAAACAGAGCTTGCAAAAGCTCTATCTGAAACACTATTCGGTGAAGATGATGCGATGATTCGTGTCGATATGTCTGAGTATATGGAAAAACATAGTGTTGCTAGACTTGTCGGTTCTCCTCCGGGATATGTTGGATATGATGACGGTGGTCAGTTAACTGAACAAGTTCGCAGAAAACCATACTCACTCATTCTCTTTGATGAGATTGAAAAAGCACATCCAGACGTCTTTAACATGTTACTTCAAGTATTAGACGACGGTCGTTTAACAGACTCAACAGGACGTACTGTGGACTTTAGAAATACAGTAATTGTGATGACGTCAAACGTTGGTGCTACAGAGTTAAGAGACAACAAGTTTGTCGGTTTCGGTTCAACAGAACAATCTGAGGACTACGAAACAATTCGTAATACGATGATGAAGGAACTGAAAAACACATTCAGACCAGAATTCATTAACCGTGTAGACGATATTATCGTCTTCCATAGCTTAGAAAAAGAACACCTAGAAGAGATCGTGTCACTAATGATCGACGATTTAAACGCGCGTTTAGAAGACCGTAACATTCACGTTGAGTTAACGAGTGACGCAGTAACAGCACTTGTTGATGACGGGTACGACAAAGAATTTGGTGCAAGACCATTATCTAGAAGTATCCAGAAAAACGTTGAAGACACACTTAGTGAGGCAATACTACGTGGTGAAGAAATCACAGGAAAAACTGTATTTGTAGACTTTAAAGATGACAAATTTAAAGTCGATACAAAAGAAAAATCACCAGTAGCAGACAATGAATAA
- the radA gene encoding DNA repair protein RadA, whose amino-acid sequence MAKTKTVFECLACGYESPKWYGRCPNCGVWNQMEESIVHKEQKTKGRGTLGKVSNEKTKATQLSKISKKEAPRTHTKSGEFDRVLGGGIVDGSLILIGGDPGIGKSTILLQTALTLAEEYNVLYVSGEESLEQIKMRADRITDDASNLHVYAETNLFYIHDEITKLNPDFLIIDSIQTIFHPDVTSAPGSVSQVRECTQSIMNIAKGQNIATFIVGHVTKDGQIAGPRLLEHMVDTVLYFEGDQHHTFRVLRAVKNRFGSTNEMGIFEMKYDGLKEVLNPSEIFLEERSKNTPGAAIVCAMEGTRAMLVEIQALVTPTHFHNPRRMATGIDHNRLSLLMAVLEKSEGLLMQQHDAYIKVAGGVKLDEPAVDFAVIMAIASSFKDISVRGDMCFIGEVGLTGEIRRVTKIEQRLQEAAKLGFNRAIIPASNLQGLAPVDIEVIGAKHLKDAMREVYKN is encoded by the coding sequence ATGGCAAAAACAAAAACAGTTTTTGAATGTTTAGCATGTGGATATGAGTCTCCAAAGTGGTACGGCAGATGCCCGAACTGCGGGGTCTGGAACCAAATGGAAGAGTCAATTGTTCATAAAGAACAAAAAACCAAGGGCCGCGGAACGTTAGGTAAAGTGTCTAATGAAAAAACAAAAGCGACACAATTATCTAAAATAAGTAAAAAAGAAGCACCACGTACCCATACAAAAAGTGGAGAGTTTGACCGCGTGTTAGGCGGAGGCATCGTCGATGGCTCGCTTATTTTAATTGGTGGTGACCCGGGTATTGGGAAATCTACAATTTTACTCCAAACAGCACTCACACTCGCAGAAGAGTATAATGTTTTATACGTTTCTGGAGAAGAATCACTCGAGCAAATTAAAATGCGCGCAGATCGAATTACAGATGATGCGTCTAATTTACATGTCTATGCAGAGACGAATTTATTTTATATACATGATGAAATTACGAAGTTAAATCCTGACTTTTTAATTATTGACTCCATTCAAACAATTTTTCATCCAGATGTTACAAGTGCACCAGGAAGTGTATCTCAAGTCCGTGAGTGTACGCAGTCTATTATGAATATCGCAAAAGGGCAAAATATTGCGACATTCATTGTCGGGCATGTCACTAAAGATGGTCAAATTGCTGGGCCACGTTTACTTGAACATATGGTAGACACGGTCTTATATTTTGAAGGAGATCAGCATCATACGTTTAGAGTACTAAGAGCGGTGAAGAATCGCTTTGGTTCGACAAACGAAATGGGTATTTTTGAAATGAAGTACGACGGACTAAAAGAAGTGTTAAATCCTTCAGAGATCTTTTTAGAAGAGCGTAGTAAAAATACACCAGGCGCTGCGATTGTTTGTGCGATGGAAGGTACACGTGCGATGCTCGTTGAAATACAAGCACTCGTTACACCGACACATTTTCATAATCCAAGACGGATGGCCACAGGTATTGACCATAATAGATTATCTCTACTTATGGCGGTGCTTGAAAAGTCTGAAGGATTACTTATGCAGCAGCACGATGCGTATATAAAAGTCGCAGGTGGTGTGAAATTAGACGAACCAGCAGTGGACTTTGCGGTTATTATGGCAATCGCGTCTAGCTTTAAAGATATTTCAGTGCGAGGAGACATGTGCTTTATTGGTGAAGTTGGATTAACTGGAGAAATTAGACGTGTGACTAAAATTGAACAACGTCTTCAAGAAGCAGCAAAACTAGGGTTTAATCGTGCGATTATTCCGGCGTCGAACTTACAAGGTTTAGCGCCTGTCGATATTGAAGTGATTGGTGCAAAACATTTAAAAGACGCGATGAGGGAAGTTTATAAAAATTAA
- the gltX gene encoding glutamate--tRNA ligase: MSKVRVRYAPSPTGYLHIGNARSALFNYLFARHYDGDFIIRIEDTDKARHVDEGEASQLNYLKWLGIDWDESVDVGGDYGPYRQSERSHIYKPYIDKLLEEDKAYRCYMTAEELEAEREEQLKNGQQPKYSGKHANLTKEEEEAFIAEGREPSIRIRVPKDKTYTFNDMVKGDVSFDSNGIGDWVIVKKDGTPTYNFAVVIDDHEMDITHVLRGDDHISNTPRQLMVYDALGFEAPEFGHMTLIVNEDRKKLSKRDSGILQFIEDYEALGYLPEALFNFIALLGWTPGGEEEIFSKDEFIELFTEDRLSKSPAFFDKTKLAWVNNQYMKQKDTEAVFELALPFLVKEGVVSENASEEELDWAKRLVALYQPQMSYAAEIVELSEQFFKTEVTYDEDAKAVLAEEQVPELMDALKETFNNLEDFKADNIKKAIKEVQKATGIKGKKLFMPIRVATTGETKGPELPNALELLGKDTVLTRIENVIKSL; this comes from the coding sequence ATGAGTAAAGTAAGAGTAAGATACGCACCAAGTCCAACAGGATATCTCCATATCGGAAACGCAAGAAGTGCGTTATTTAACTACCTATTCGCTCGTCACTACGACGGGGATTTCATCATTCGTATTGAAGATACAGACAAAGCACGTCACGTCGACGAAGGTGAAGCGTCACAGCTAAACTATTTAAAATGGTTAGGTATTGACTGGGATGAGTCAGTAGACGTCGGAGGAGACTATGGTCCGTATCGTCAATCAGAGCGTAGTCATATTTATAAACCTTATATCGACAAACTTTTAGAAGAAGATAAAGCATACCGCTGCTATATGACAGCTGAAGAATTAGAAGCTGAACGTGAAGAACAACTAAAAAATGGTCAACAACCAAAATACAGTGGTAAACATGCAAATTTAACAAAAGAAGAAGAAGAAGCGTTTATTGCTGAGGGTAGAGAACCATCAATTCGTATTCGTGTTCCAAAAGATAAAACATACACATTTAACGACATGGTAAAAGGTGACGTGTCGTTTGATTCAAATGGTATTGGTGACTGGGTCATCGTGAAAAAAGATGGGACACCGACATACAACTTCGCAGTTGTTATCGACGATCACGAAATGGATATTACGCACGTATTACGTGGAGATGACCATATATCAAACACACCACGCCAACTTATGGTGTATGACGCACTCGGCTTTGAAGCGCCAGAATTTGGTCACATGACGTTAATCGTAAATGAAGATCGTAAAAAGTTGTCTAAACGTGACAGTGGAATTTTACAATTCATTGAAGACTATGAAGCACTTGGCTACTTACCAGAAGCATTATTTAACTTCATCGCATTACTTGGTTGGACTCCAGGTGGAGAAGAAGAAATTTTCTCTAAAGATGAATTCATTGAGTTATTCACTGAAGACCGTCTATCAAAATCACCGGCATTCTTCGACAAAACAAAATTAGCATGGGTAAACAACCAGTACATGAAACAAAAAGACACTGAAGCAGTGTTTGAACTTGCATTACCATTCTTAGTAAAAGAAGGAGTTGTAAGTGAAAATGCTTCAGAAGAAGAACTCGATTGGGCAAAACGATTAGTTGCATTATACCAACCGCAAATGAGTTACGCTGCAGAAATCGTTGAATTATCTGAACAGTTCTTTAAAACAGAAGTAACATACGATGAGGATGCGAAAGCTGTTTTAGCTGAAGAACAAGTGCCTGAGTTAATGGACGCATTAAAAGAAACATTTAACAACTTAGAAGACTTTAAAGCAGATAACATTAAAAAAGCGATTAAAGAAGTACAAAAAGCAACAGGCATCAAAGGTAAAAAATTATTTATGCCAATCCGCGTTGCAACAACTGGTGAAACAAAAGGACCAGAACTTCCAAACGCTTTAGAATTACTTGGAAAAGACACAGTACTCACACGCATTGAGAATGTTATCAAAAGTCTATAA